The Panicum virgatum strain AP13 chromosome 5K, P.virgatum_v5, whole genome shotgun sequence genome has a window encoding:
- the LOC120707760 gene encoding E3 ubiquitin-protein ligase At1g63170-like, whose product MRPPSSSSSSSAAGGGGGGRVSAFTMRAVARMSRARWFIFLRRVYQYQNGPRSDLGSNPFNSPGWLALELGVIVAQMVLTTAVVATSPGERPAWPLRLWVAAYNVGNVLSLPLLYWRHRHSSAAAGRGDALSDDLEMRGASDALRSSSFLMNKARAFLELFFAMWFVMGNVWVFDARLGSLHRAPRLYALCIGLLAWNAVVYSLPFLLFLLLCCFVPMVGYALGYNMNSASAGRGASDEQLAALPRWRFKEPADVPRDRDHDDQECCICLAQYREKEEVRELPCTHMFHLKCVDRWLRIISSCPLCKQELK is encoded by the exons ATGCGGCCGCCTTCCtcttcgtcctcctcgtcggcggcgggcggcggcggcggcggccgggtgtCCGCGTTCACGATGCGCGCGGTGGCGCGCATGTCGAGGGCGCGCTGGTTCATCTTCCTCCGCCGGGTGTACCAGTACCAGAACGGGCCCAGGTCCGACCTGGGCTCCAACCCCTTCAACTCGCCGGGCTGGCtcgcgctcgagctcggcgtcatCGTCGCGCAGATGGTCCTGACCACCGCGGTCGTCGCCACCTCCCCCGGCGAGCGCCCCGCGTGGCCGCTCCGCCTCTGGGTCGCCGCGTACAACGTCGGCAACGTGCTCAGCCTCCCGCTCCTCTATTGGCGCCACCGGcattcctccgccgccgccgggcgcggcgACGCGCTGTCGGACGACCTCGAGATGCGCGGCGCCAGCGATGCTCTAAG GAGCAGCTCGTTCCTGATGAACAAGGCGCGGGCGTTCCTGGAGCTCTTCTTCGCGATGTGGTTCGTGATGGGCAACGTGTGGGTGTTCGACGCGCGGCTGGGGTCGCTCCACCGCGCGCCGAGGCTGTACGCGCTCTGCATCGGCCTGCTGGCCTGGAACGCCGTCGTCTACtcgctccccttcctcctcttcctcctgctcTGCTGCTTCGTCCCCATGGTCGGCTACGCGCTCGGCTACAACATGAACTCGGCCTCCGCCGGCCGGGGCGCCTCCGACGAGCAgctcgccgcgctgccgcgGTGGCGGTTCAAGGAGCCGGCGGATGTGCCCAGAGACCGGGACCACGACGACCAA GAGTGCTGCATCTGCCTGGCGCAGTACAGGGAGAAGGAGGAGGTGCGGGAGCTGCCGTGCACGCACATGTTCCACCTCAAGTGCGTGGATAGGTGGCTCAGGATCATCTCCTCTTGCCCTCTCTGCAAGCAAGAGCTCAAGTGA
- the LOC120707761 gene encoding farnesyl pyrophosphate synthase-like isoform X2, producing the protein MATPGAVEAKGTGGGTDKMAALKEIYKQLKAEVLEDHAAEIADHESAIQWIDRMVDYNVLGGKCNRLLSVIDTYKILKGVDVLSQEETFLACTLGWCIEWLHAHFLVLDDIMDNSQTRRGQPCWFSVPQVGLIAINDAIILRNHVLRILRRHFKGKPYYADIIDLFNEAEFKVVSGELLDLIITHEGRKDLTRYNETIYRHIAQYKTAYYSFYIPDDYLDCFGDPVFIGKIGTDIEEYKCSWLVVQALKHADVNQTSILFENYGKSDPACVAKVKDLYKELNLELVFREYERELYIKLIANIKAQPNKAVQTLLKSFLHKIYKREK; encoded by the exons ATGGCGACGCCGGGGGCGGTggaggccaaaggcaccggcggcggcacagaTAAGATGGCTGCGTTGAAGGAGATATACAAGCAGCTCAAGGCGGAGGTGCTCGAGGACCACGCCGCCGAGATCGCTGATCATGAGTCGGCCATCCAGTGGATCGACCGC ATGGTGGACTATAATGTGCTCGGAGGAAAGTGCAACCGCCTGCTCTCTGTCATTGATACCTATAAAATACTGAAGGGTGTTGATGTTCTAAGCCAAGAGGAGACATTTCTTGCTTGCACGCTTGGCTGGTGTATTGAATGG CTTCATGCTCATTTTCTTGTGCTTGATGATATTATGGATAACTCCCAGACGCGACGTGGCCAGCCTTGCTGGTTTAGTGTGCCTCAG GTTGGCCTTATTGCTATAAATGATGCAATTATCCTTCGCAACCATGTTCTGCGTATCCTTCGGCGCCATTTCAAAGGGAAGCCATATTATGCCGATATCATTGATTTGTTCAATGAG GCCGAGTTTAAGGTAGTCTCAGGGGAGCTGTTGGATCTTATCATTACTCATGAGGGTAGAAAGGATCTGACTAGATACAACGAGACAAT TTACCGCCACATCGCTCAATACAAGACAGCCTACTACTCCTTTTATATTCCT GACGATTATCTAGATTGTTTTGGTGACCCTGTATTCATTGGCAAG ATTGGAACTGACATTGAAGAGTACAAGTGTTCCTGGTTAGTTGTGCAAGCTCTTAAACATGCTGATGTGAACCAAACGAGCATTCTGTTT GAAAATTATGGAAAGTCTGATCCAGCATGTGTTGCAAAAGTGAAGGACTTGTACAAAGAGCTTAATCTAGAG TTGGTGTTTCGTGAATACGAGAGGGAGCTCTACATCAAGCTGATCGCTAACATCAAGGCCCAGCCGAACAAGGCCGTTCAGACTCTTTTGAAGTCCTTCCTACACAAGATCTACAAGAGAGAGAAGTAG
- the LOC120707761 gene encoding farnesyl pyrophosphate synthase-like isoform X1 — translation MATPGAVEAKGTGGGTDKMAALKEIYKQLKAEVLEDHAAEIADHESAIQWIDRMVDYNVLGGKCNRLLSVIDTYKILKGVDVLSQEETFLACTLGWCIEWLHAHFLVLDDIMDNSQTRRGQPCWFSVPQVGLIAINDAIILRNHVLRILRRHFKGKPYYADIIDLFNEAEFKVVSGELLDLIITHEGRKDLTRYNETIYRHIAQYKTAYYSFYIPVACALLLASENIDNFGDVKNILIEIGIYFQVQDDYLDCFGDPVFIGKIGTDIEEYKCSWLVVQALKHADVNQTSILFENYGKSDPACVAKVKDLYKELNLELVFREYERELYIKLIANIKAQPNKAVQTLLKSFLHKIYKREK, via the exons ATGGCGACGCCGGGGGCGGTggaggccaaaggcaccggcggcggcacagaTAAGATGGCTGCGTTGAAGGAGATATACAAGCAGCTCAAGGCGGAGGTGCTCGAGGACCACGCCGCCGAGATCGCTGATCATGAGTCGGCCATCCAGTGGATCGACCGC ATGGTGGACTATAATGTGCTCGGAGGAAAGTGCAACCGCCTGCTCTCTGTCATTGATACCTATAAAATACTGAAGGGTGTTGATGTTCTAAGCCAAGAGGAGACATTTCTTGCTTGCACGCTTGGCTGGTGTATTGAATGG CTTCATGCTCATTTTCTTGTGCTTGATGATATTATGGATAACTCCCAGACGCGACGTGGCCAGCCTTGCTGGTTTAGTGTGCCTCAG GTTGGCCTTATTGCTATAAATGATGCAATTATCCTTCGCAACCATGTTCTGCGTATCCTTCGGCGCCATTTCAAAGGGAAGCCATATTATGCCGATATCATTGATTTGTTCAATGAG GCCGAGTTTAAGGTAGTCTCAGGGGAGCTGTTGGATCTTATCATTACTCATGAGGGTAGAAAGGATCTGACTAGATACAACGAGACAAT TTACCGCCACATCGCTCAATACAAGACAGCCTACTACTCCTTTTATATTCCT GTTGCATGTGCTTTGTTGCTGGCTAGTGAGAATATTGATAACTTTGGTGATGTAAAAAACATTCTTATTGAAATTGGAATATACTTTCAAGTCCAG GACGATTATCTAGATTGTTTTGGTGACCCTGTATTCATTGGCAAG ATTGGAACTGACATTGAAGAGTACAAGTGTTCCTGGTTAGTTGTGCAAGCTCTTAAACATGCTGATGTGAACCAAACGAGCATTCTGTTT GAAAATTATGGAAAGTCTGATCCAGCATGTGTTGCAAAAGTGAAGGACTTGTACAAAGAGCTTAATCTAGAG TTGGTGTTTCGTGAATACGAGAGGGAGCTCTACATCAAGCTGATCGCTAACATCAAGGCCCAGCCGAACAAGGCCGTTCAGACTCTTTTGAAGTCCTTCCTACACAAGATCTACAAGAGAGAGAAGTAG
- the LOC120707763 gene encoding farnesyl pyrophosphate synthase-like: MATAGVAVANGSGGADTKAAFKEIYSKLKEEMLEDPAFEFTDESLQWIDRMVDYNVLGGKCNRGLSVIDSYKILRGVDVLSKEETFLACTLGWCIEWLQAYFLVLDDIMDNSQTRRGQPCWFRVPQVGLIAVNDGIILRNHISRILQRHFKGKPYYVDLIDLFNEVEFKTASGQLLDLITTHEGEKDLSKYNLTVHRRIVQYKTAYYSFYLPVACALLLAGENLDNFGDVKNILVEMGTYFQVQDDYLDCYGDPDFIGKIGTDIEDYKCSWLVVQALERTDEDQKKILFENYGKSDPACVAKVKDLYKELNLEEVFHEYERESYTKLTADIEAQPNKAVQTVLKSFLHKIYKRDK, from the exons ATGGCAAcggcgggggtggcggtggccaacggctccggcggcgccgaCACGAAGGCCGCGTTCAAGGAGATATACAGCAAGCTCAAGGAGGAGATGCTCGAGGACCCCGCCTTCGAGTTCACCGACGAGTCGCTCCAGTGGATCGACCGC ATGGTGGATTACAATGTGCTCGGAGGAAAGTGCAACCGCGGGCTCTCAGTCATTGATAGCTACAAGATATTGAGGGGTGTCGATGTTCTGAGCAAGGAGGAGACATTTCTGGCCTGCACCCTTGGTTGGTGTATTGAATGG CTTCAAGCTTATTTTCTGGTGCTGGATGATATCATGGACAACTCCCAGACACGACGTGGGCAGCCTTGCTGGTTTAGGGTGCCTCAG GTTGGCCTCATTGCTGTAAATGACGGGATTATCCTTCGCAATCATATTTCACGGATCCTTCAACGCCACttcaaaggaaagccctattaTGTTGATCTCATTGATTTGTTCAATGAG GTTGAGTTCAAGACTGCTTCAGGGCAGTTGTTGGATCTTATCACTACTCATGAGGGTGAAAAGGACCTAAGTAAATATAACTTGACGGT TCACCGACGCATCGTTCAGTACAAGACAGCCTACTATTCATTTTATCTCCCT GTCGCATGTGCACTGCTGCTGGCTGGTGAGAACTTGGATAACTTTGGTGATGTAAAGAACATTCTTGTTGAAATGGGAACATATTTTCAAGTCCAG GATGATTATCTAGATTGTTATGGTGATCCTGATTTCATTGGCAAG ATCGGAACTGATATTGAAGACTACAAGTGTTCTTGGTTAGTTGTGCAAGCTCTTGAACGTACTGATGAGGACCAAAAGAAAATCCTATTT GAAAATTATGGGAAGTCCGATCCAGCATGTGTTGCAAAGGTGAAAGACTTGTACAAAGAGCTTAATCTGGAG GAGGTTTTCCACGAGTACGAGAGGGAGAGCTACACCAAGCTGACCGCCGACATCGAGGCCCAGCCGAACAAGGCGGTTCAGACcgttctgaagtccttcctgcACAAGATCTACAAGAGGGACAAGTAG